The following proteins are co-located in the Syngnathus scovelli strain Florida chromosome 5, RoL_Ssco_1.2, whole genome shotgun sequence genome:
- the LOC125968782 gene encoding adhesion G protein-coupled receptor L1 isoform X1 has product MAVSLCFLGVCVLILAHVTPSSQAMSRAAMPFGLLRRELACEGYPIELRCPGSDVVMVETANYGRTDDKICDAEPFQMENTQCYLPDALKIMAQRCNNRTQCVVVAGVDVFPDPCPGTYKYLEIQYECVPYKVDQKVFVCPGSLLSIQPPSSQLEAEHQSGAWCKDPLQAGDRLYVMPWTPYRTEVLYEYASWDDYRQNRVTTTYKLPSRVDGTGFVVYDGAVFYNKERTRNLVKYDLRTRIKSGEAVVVNANYHDTSPYRWGGKSDIDLAVDENGLWVIYSTEANNGRIVVSQVNPYTLRFEGTWATGFDKRGASNAFMACGVLYAVRSVFQDDEGQADGRVGNDMVVYAYDTSRGQELPIQIPFPNPYQYISSIDYNPRDNQLYVWNNYYVLRYPLQFTPPPPTKGPLSSLMTTVRSYTATVALTPVRPSASHPVGVINRGPFDQRPITAMVPLTPRPPLRVPLAPGGPGQVGGCEGRVAAGVQWPPTLKGETVERPCPKGSLGIASYECMMSPVSWSSRGPNLSNCTSPWVSQIAQKIKSGENAANIAGELVNLTRGRIYAGDVSMSVKLIEQLLDILDSQLQALRPANKESAARNYNKLQKRERTCRAYVQAVVQTVDNLLGPEALVSWADMSGPDQSRSASLLLDAVEKGAFLLANNLYEGRFSDRAPNVDLEVYVLNTEADIQDLTFPHSYDSDSILQISAVALQQYSNNGQVKLVLCLYKNLGTFLTTQNSTLRLGLGQGSDIRRRSLVVNSHVISASVHRGSNRVFLSEPVVFTLRHLQLDNHFGPNCSFWNASGVSGTGRWSTQGCRMLHTNNTHTTCACNHLSSYAVLMTYQQPASGVGVEELLVYIVSWVGISIAVVCLATCLTTLCCQAAPWHTDHSTIHCNLWANLLITELLFLVESNKTQYTVVCSIIAGLLHFSLLSVFCWLCLEAVELYILQREVFEGRNSRRKYLYLSGYSVPGLVVAVSAAIDFRGYGSKTFCWLRTDNYFIWSFLGPVAVIITLNLVILVMTLHKMHSTAALKPDSSRHDNLRAWAVGSLTLLFLQCVNWSSGLMFLSAPSLLLAYLFASLNTAQGFLITILHCTLTRKGQKDYGRCLRLSQCCATSSSSSPDSVKGAALRSNSRYSSSQGRRATANRQSRIRRMWNDTVRRQTESSFIAADVNSTPPLNRAALGNHFLTNPVLQTHAGASPYDTMLAQGYNQPFTSSVGTFRNKKVGVSQSQESCGVDSVCLNGGYTPNTFTLHGLGAMPGSRAGVVGSTDLLKDGGVGMGSDDISPALLTPHGAADLGTGAGMRRNLSDAAALEKMIISELVQSNLRPSGDIPAPPERYGSLARPHHLDRAALAHTATLTRHAQQPQEGWAATMQPATRHNAQEGWPHLRHHLQGAETHSTSHEQEHGTTPRAQDGWSHARTPADAESRELLKDGERLQLQGTLGRRGLQERQQPRPPDVQARPYSTLSRTPGTLSRHRSTAESGGGTDKERERDRDRYRDRPLPPPPPPPPQDSEPLYKALEEPLLVKQREASVDAWRAAQDREKDDTFLLKRDGLMDEWRGGNRAREESFSSQKRNGDMAEWRGGMERGREEPHLLEKRDGRMDAWRGAETDREETFITQRKDFGVDGWRGGIERDKDRDGWKAGFERENDKQKDRALDVWRGGVDVDRQESFLLDSNDGGLDGRKRGKERGSLRYHGDREDSDGFTLPLTPDLDLDPDTSPIYAQDSNPSPLYPGDRRSPPLGFFPRSSPPTNIFAPRDTNSPPNNLYPRHSPQVYSRSSSPPRFYSRTSPPTLSYPDSSPEGLEELSPASPPQQPALELPYSLGRPPLGPRPNHLQTFYQPPPTNGEAMYTSEPSSEGDDGQMQRVTSL; this is encoded by the exons ATTCGGACTGTTGCGCAGGGAGCTGGCTTGTGAGGGCTACCCCATTGAACTGCGCTGCCCGGGAAGCGATGTGGTGATGGTGGAGACCGCCAACTATGGACGCACCGACGACAAGATTTGCGACGCAGAGCCTTTCCAGATGGAGAACACGCAGTGTTACCTTCCAGATGCACTGAAGATTATGGCTCAGAG GTGTAACAACAGGACGCAGTGTGTGGTGGTGGCAGGGGTAGACGTTTTCCCAGACCCTTGTCCTGGAACATACAAATATCTGGAGATCCAGTATGAATGTGTCCCTTACA AAGTGGACCAAAAAG TTTTCGTCTGTCCCGGATCACTGCTCAGCATCCAGCCACCTTCCTCTCAGCTGGAGGCAGAACATCAGTCAGGGGCGTGGTGTAAGGACCCTTTGCAAGCTGGTGACAGACTATACGTTATGCCATGGACACCGTACAGGACCGAGGTGCTGTATGAATACGCTTCCTGGGACGACTACCGGCAGAACCGTGTCACCACTACCTAcaa ACTGCCAAGTCGTGTAGACGGGACAGGTTTTGTGGTGTATGACGGCGCCGTGTTCTATAACAAGGAACGAACACGCAACCTGGTCAAGTACGACCTGCGGACACGCATTAAGAGTGGCGAGGCGGTGGTGGTCAATGCTAACTACCATGACACGTCGCCTTACCGCTGGGGAGGGAAGTCAGACATCGATCTGGCAGTGGATGAGAACGGCCTCTGGGTGATCTACTCCACTGAAGCCAATAATGGACGCATTGTGGTCAGCCAG GTGAACCCGTACACCCTGCGCTTTGAAGGCACGTGGGCCACGGGCTTTGACAAACGTGGGGCGAGCAATGCTTTCATGGCCTGTGGCGTGCTGTATGCGGTTCGCTCAGTCTTCCAGGATGACGAGGGGCAGGCGGACGGCCGCGTGGGCAATGATATGGTGGTTTATGCCTATGACACCAGCCGGGGGCAAGAGCTGCCCATTCAGATACCCTTTCCCAATCCCTATCAGTACATCTCTTCTATAGACTACAACCCTCGAGACAACCAGCTCTATGTGTGGAATAACTATTATGTTCTAAGATACCCGCTTCAGTTCACGCCGCCCCCACCAACTAAAG gTCCCCTTTCTTCTCTGATGACAACGGTCCGCTCTTACACAGCTACAGTTGCACTGACTCCCGTGCGACCATCAGCCTCCCACCCAGTGGGCGTCATCAACCGAGGTCCTTTTGACCAGAGGCCAATAACAGCCATGGTCCCCCTAACGCCCCGACCCCCTTTGCGCGTCCCCTTGGCCCCTGGGGGCCCTGGGCAAGTGGGTGGATGCGAAGGAAGAGTGGCCGCAGGGGTACAGTGGCCCCCTACTCTGAAAGGGGAGACAGTGGAGAGGCCCTGCCCCAAAGGCTCGCTGG GTATAGCGTCATACGAGTGCATGATGTCGCCAGTGAGCTGGAGCTCCAGAGGTCCTAACCTCTCAAATTGTACTTCTCCTTGGGTCAGCCAGATTGCACAAAAG ATTAAAAGTGGTGAGAATGCAGCAAACATAGCCGGGGAGCTGGTCAACCTGACCCGGGGACGCATCTATGCTGGTGATGTCAGCATGTCTGTAAAACTAATTGAACAGCTACTGGACATTTTGGACTCCCAGCTTCAAGCCTTGAGACCAGCCAATAAAGAGTCTGCGGCACGCAATTACAATAAG CTGCAGAAAAGGGAACGCACATGCAGGGCTTATGTACAG GCTGTGGTTCAAACAGTGGATAATCTGTTGGGTCCCGAGGCTCTGGTATCCTGGGCTGACATGAGCGGTCCTGACCAGTCCCGCTCTGCATCACTGCTGTTAGACGCGGTTGAGAAAGGAGCGTTCTTATTGGCCAACAACCTCTATGAAGGTCGATTCAGTGACAGAGCACCAAACGTCG ATCTGGAGGTGTATGTGCTAAACACAGAGGCGGACATACAGGACCTAACGTTCCCACACTCTTACGACAGTGACAGCATCTTGCAGATCTCAGCTGTGGCCCTGCAGCAGTACAGCAATAATG GCCAAGTGAAGTTGGTCCTCTGTCTGTATAAGAACCTGGGCACCTTCCTGACCACCCAGAACTCCACCTTGCGGCTCGGACTTGGACAGGGCTCAGACATCAGGCGCAGGAGCCTGGTGGTCAACTCCCACGTCATCTCAGCTTCTGTGCACAGAGGCTCCAACAGAGTGTTCCTTTCTGAGCCCGTGGTGTTCACTCTCAGGCACCTGCAG CTGGACAACCACTTTGGTCCCAACTGCTCTTTTTGGAACGCCTCTGGGGTTTCTGGGACCGGCAGGTGGTCCACACAAGGATGCCGCATGTTACACACCAACAATACACACACAACATGCGCCTGCAATCACCTGTCCAGctatgccgtactcatgacgtaCCAGCAACCTGCT TCTGGTGTGGGAGTCGAGGAGCTTCTGGTCTACATCGTCTCCTGGGTGGGCATCTCTATTGCCGTGGTGTGTTTGGCCACCTGTCTCACTACCTTATGCTGTCAAGCGGCACCCTGGCACACAGACCACAGCACCATCCACTGCAACCTGTGGGCCAACCTGCTCATCACTGAGCTGCTCTTTCTTGTCGAATCCAATAAGACGCAATATACC GTGGTGTGCTCCATCATTGCCGGGCTGCTGCACTTCTCATTGCTCTCGGTGTTCTGCTGGCTGTGTCTGGAAGCGGTGGAGCTGTACATTTTGCAACGTGAGGTGTTTGAGGGTCGTAACTCCAGGCGGAAGTATTTGTACCTGAGTGGCTACTCTGTACCTGGGCTGGTGGTGGCTGTGTCTGCAGCCATTGACTTTAGAGGCTACGGCTCCAAAACGTT CTGCTGGCTGCGAACGGACAATTACTTCATTTGGAGTTTCCTTGGACCCGTGGCTGTTATTATCACT CTTAACCTTGTCATCTTAGTGATGACCTTACATAAGATGCACAGCACTGCGGCCCTCAAGCCAGACTCCAGTCGCCATGACAACTTGAG GGCGTGGGCAGTGGGCTCATTGACGCTGCTCTTCCTGCAATGTGTCAACTGGTCGTCGGGCCTGATGTTTTTGTCGGCGCCTTCTCTCCTCTTGGCTTACCTCTTCGCCTCCCTTAATACAGCGCAGGGCTTCCTcatcaccatcctgcactgcacCCTCACCAGAAAG GGTCAGAAAGACTACGGCCGATGTCTGCGTCTCTCCCAGTGCTGCGCAACCTCTTCATCCAGCTCTCCGGACTCGGTCAAGGGTGCCGCGCTGCGCTCCAACAGCCGCTACAGCAGCAGCCAGGGGCGGCGAGCCACGGCCAACAGACAG AGTCGTATTAGGAGGATGTGGAATGACACGGTGCGAAGACAGACTGAATCATCTTTCATCGCCGCTGATGTCAACAGCACCCCACCTCTTAACAGAG CTGCATTGGGGAATCATTTCCTGACCAATCCAGTGCTGCAGACTCATGCAGGCGCCTCTCCTTATGACACCATGTTGGCACAGGGATACAATCAACCCTTCACCTCCTCGG TGGGAACCTTCCGAAACAAGA AAGTTGGTGTGTCGCAAAGTCAGGAGTCCTGTGGAGTGGACAGTGTGTGTCTCAACGGAGGCTACACTCCCAATACCTTCACCCTACATGGGCTGGGGGCCATGCCTGGATCCCGAGCCGGAGTGGTGGGTAGCACAGACCTTCTGAAGGACGGAGGAGTCGGGATGGGAAGTGATGACATCTCCCCCGCCCTGCTGACCCCGCACGGAGCCGCAGATCTGGGCACCGGCGCCGGAATGCGTCGTAACCTGTCTGACGCGGCTGCACTGGAGAAGATGATCATCTCCGAGCTGGTGCAAAGCAACCTGAGGCCTTCGGGCGACATACCCGCCCCTCCCGAGCGCTACGGAAGCCTGGCGAGGCCTCATCATCTGGACAGGGCGGCCCTCGCTCACACTGCCACGCTGACGCGGCACGCACAGCAACCCCAGGAGGGCTGGGCGGCCACCATGCAGCCCGCAACTCGACACAACGCACAAGAAGGTTGGCCACATTTGAGGCACCACCTACAAGGTGCTGAGACGCATTCCACGTCGCATGAACAAGAACATGGCACAACACCACGCGCACAAGATGGCtggtcgcacgcacgcacaccggcAGATGCCGAGTCCCGCGAATTGCTTAAAGATGGGGAGAGGCTGCAGCTACAAGGCACTCTGGGTCGTCGGGGGCTCCAGGAGAGGCAACAACCACGCCCCCCTGATGTTCAGGCTCGGCCATACTCCACGCTCAGCCGCACCCCCGGCACACTGTCCCGCCACCGCAGCACGGCCGAGTCGGGTGGAGGGACCGACAAAGAAAGGGAGCGAGACCGGGATCGTTACAGAGACAGACCcttgccgccgcctcctccgccACCCCCACAGGACTCAGAGCCCTTGTACAAAGCGCTGGAGGAGCCGCTTCTGGTCAAACAGAGGGAGGCCAGTGTAGACGCTTGGCGAGCAGCACAGGACAGGGAGAAGGATGATACATTTCTCCTCAAAAGAGATGGACTTATGGACGAGTGGAGAGGAGGTAACAGAGCAAGGGAGGAGTCTTTCAGCTCTCAAAAGAGAAATGGGGACATGGCTGAGTGGAGAGGTGGaatggagagagggagggaggaaccTCATCTCCTGGAGAAGAGAGACGGAAGGATGGATGCATGGCGAGGAGCAGAGACGGACCGCGAAGAAACGTTCATTACGCAGCGAAAAGATTTTGGGGTCGATGGCTGGAGAGGCGGGATAGAGAGAGACAAGGACAGAGATGGTTGGAAAGCGGGATTTGAACGAGAGAATGACAAGCAGAAAGACAGAGCGCTGGATGTGTGGCGTGGAGGGGTCGATGTAGACAGACAGGAGTCTTTCTTGCTTGACAGCAATGACGGCGGTCTTGATGggaggaaaagaggaaaagagagaggcTCTCTCAGGTACCACGGCGACCGAGAGGACTCCGACGGCTTCACTTTGCCTTTGACCCCGGATCTTGACCTTGACCCCGACACCTCACCTATCTACGCCCAGGATTCAAACCCGTCACCACTGTACCCCGGAGACCGTCGCTCGCCGCCTCTCGGTTTCTTCCCGCGAAGTTCACCCCCGACTAATATCTTTGCTCCCCGAGACACAAATTCTCCTCCCAACAATCTCTACCCCCGCCACTCCCCTCAAGTGTACAGCCGCAGTAGTTCGCCTCCTCGCTTCTACAGCCGCACCTCGCCGCCAACACTCTCCTACCCTGACAGTAGCCCCGAAGGTCTAGAAGAGCTCAGCCCTGCCAGCCCACCCCAGCAGCCCGCCCTGGAGCTGCCCTACAGCCTCGGGAGACCCCCTCTCGGCCCACGTCCCAATCACCTGCAGACCTTTTATCAGCCGCCGCCGACTAACGGAGAGGCCATGTACACATCTGAGCCATCTTCCGAAGGAGACGACGGTCAGATGCAGCGGGTGACGAGCCTGTGA
- the LOC125968782 gene encoding adhesion G protein-coupled receptor L1 isoform X2, which translates to MAVSLCFLGVCVLILAHVTPSSQAMSRAAMPFGLLRRELACEGYPIELRCPGSDVVMVETANYGRTDDKICDAEPFQMENTQCYLPDALKIMAQRCNNRTQCVVVAGVDVFPDPCPGTYKYLEIQYECVPYIFVCPGSLLSIQPPSSQLEAEHQSGAWCKDPLQAGDRLYVMPWTPYRTEVLYEYASWDDYRQNRVTTTYKLPSRVDGTGFVVYDGAVFYNKERTRNLVKYDLRTRIKSGEAVVVNANYHDTSPYRWGGKSDIDLAVDENGLWVIYSTEANNGRIVVSQVNPYTLRFEGTWATGFDKRGASNAFMACGVLYAVRSVFQDDEGQADGRVGNDMVVYAYDTSRGQELPIQIPFPNPYQYISSIDYNPRDNQLYVWNNYYVLRYPLQFTPPPPTKGPLSSLMTTVRSYTATVALTPVRPSASHPVGVINRGPFDQRPITAMVPLTPRPPLRVPLAPGGPGQVGGCEGRVAAGVQWPPTLKGETVERPCPKGSLGIASYECMMSPVSWSSRGPNLSNCTSPWVSQIAQKIKSGENAANIAGELVNLTRGRIYAGDVSMSVKLIEQLLDILDSQLQALRPANKESAARNYNKLQKRERTCRAYVQAVVQTVDNLLGPEALVSWADMSGPDQSRSASLLLDAVEKGAFLLANNLYEGRFSDRAPNVDLEVYVLNTEADIQDLTFPHSYDSDSILQISAVALQQYSNNGQVKLVLCLYKNLGTFLTTQNSTLRLGLGQGSDIRRRSLVVNSHVISASVHRGSNRVFLSEPVVFTLRHLQLDNHFGPNCSFWNASGVSGTGRWSTQGCRMLHTNNTHTTCACNHLSSYAVLMTYQQPASGVGVEELLVYIVSWVGISIAVVCLATCLTTLCCQAAPWHTDHSTIHCNLWANLLITELLFLVESNKTQYTVVCSIIAGLLHFSLLSVFCWLCLEAVELYILQREVFEGRNSRRKYLYLSGYSVPGLVVAVSAAIDFRGYGSKTFCWLRTDNYFIWSFLGPVAVIITLNLVILVMTLHKMHSTAALKPDSSRHDNLRAWAVGSLTLLFLQCVNWSSGLMFLSAPSLLLAYLFASLNTAQGFLITILHCTLTRKGQKDYGRCLRLSQCCATSSSSSPDSVKGAALRSNSRYSSSQGRRATANRQSRIRRMWNDTVRRQTESSFIAADVNSTPPLNRAALGNHFLTNPVLQTHAGASPYDTMLAQGYNQPFTSSVGTFRNKKVGVSQSQESCGVDSVCLNGGYTPNTFTLHGLGAMPGSRAGVVGSTDLLKDGGVGMGSDDISPALLTPHGAADLGTGAGMRRNLSDAAALEKMIISELVQSNLRPSGDIPAPPERYGSLARPHHLDRAALAHTATLTRHAQQPQEGWAATMQPATRHNAQEGWPHLRHHLQGAETHSTSHEQEHGTTPRAQDGWSHARTPADAESRELLKDGERLQLQGTLGRRGLQERQQPRPPDVQARPYSTLSRTPGTLSRHRSTAESGGGTDKERERDRDRYRDRPLPPPPPPPPQDSEPLYKALEEPLLVKQREASVDAWRAAQDREKDDTFLLKRDGLMDEWRGGNRAREESFSSQKRNGDMAEWRGGMERGREEPHLLEKRDGRMDAWRGAETDREETFITQRKDFGVDGWRGGIERDKDRDGWKAGFERENDKQKDRALDVWRGGVDVDRQESFLLDSNDGGLDGRKRGKERGSLRYHGDREDSDGFTLPLTPDLDLDPDTSPIYAQDSNPSPLYPGDRRSPPLGFFPRSSPPTNIFAPRDTNSPPNNLYPRHSPQVYSRSSSPPRFYSRTSPPTLSYPDSSPEGLEELSPASPPQQPALELPYSLGRPPLGPRPNHLQTFYQPPPTNGEAMYTSEPSSEGDDGQMQRVTSL; encoded by the exons ATTCGGACTGTTGCGCAGGGAGCTGGCTTGTGAGGGCTACCCCATTGAACTGCGCTGCCCGGGAAGCGATGTGGTGATGGTGGAGACCGCCAACTATGGACGCACCGACGACAAGATTTGCGACGCAGAGCCTTTCCAGATGGAGAACACGCAGTGTTACCTTCCAGATGCACTGAAGATTATGGCTCAGAG GTGTAACAACAGGACGCAGTGTGTGGTGGTGGCAGGGGTAGACGTTTTCCCAGACCCTTGTCCTGGAACATACAAATATCTGGAGATCCAGTATGAATGTGTCCCTTACA TTTTCGTCTGTCCCGGATCACTGCTCAGCATCCAGCCACCTTCCTCTCAGCTGGAGGCAGAACATCAGTCAGGGGCGTGGTGTAAGGACCCTTTGCAAGCTGGTGACAGACTATACGTTATGCCATGGACACCGTACAGGACCGAGGTGCTGTATGAATACGCTTCCTGGGACGACTACCGGCAGAACCGTGTCACCACTACCTAcaa ACTGCCAAGTCGTGTAGACGGGACAGGTTTTGTGGTGTATGACGGCGCCGTGTTCTATAACAAGGAACGAACACGCAACCTGGTCAAGTACGACCTGCGGACACGCATTAAGAGTGGCGAGGCGGTGGTGGTCAATGCTAACTACCATGACACGTCGCCTTACCGCTGGGGAGGGAAGTCAGACATCGATCTGGCAGTGGATGAGAACGGCCTCTGGGTGATCTACTCCACTGAAGCCAATAATGGACGCATTGTGGTCAGCCAG GTGAACCCGTACACCCTGCGCTTTGAAGGCACGTGGGCCACGGGCTTTGACAAACGTGGGGCGAGCAATGCTTTCATGGCCTGTGGCGTGCTGTATGCGGTTCGCTCAGTCTTCCAGGATGACGAGGGGCAGGCGGACGGCCGCGTGGGCAATGATATGGTGGTTTATGCCTATGACACCAGCCGGGGGCAAGAGCTGCCCATTCAGATACCCTTTCCCAATCCCTATCAGTACATCTCTTCTATAGACTACAACCCTCGAGACAACCAGCTCTATGTGTGGAATAACTATTATGTTCTAAGATACCCGCTTCAGTTCACGCCGCCCCCACCAACTAAAG gTCCCCTTTCTTCTCTGATGACAACGGTCCGCTCTTACACAGCTACAGTTGCACTGACTCCCGTGCGACCATCAGCCTCCCACCCAGTGGGCGTCATCAACCGAGGTCCTTTTGACCAGAGGCCAATAACAGCCATGGTCCCCCTAACGCCCCGACCCCCTTTGCGCGTCCCCTTGGCCCCTGGGGGCCCTGGGCAAGTGGGTGGATGCGAAGGAAGAGTGGCCGCAGGGGTACAGTGGCCCCCTACTCTGAAAGGGGAGACAGTGGAGAGGCCCTGCCCCAAAGGCTCGCTGG GTATAGCGTCATACGAGTGCATGATGTCGCCAGTGAGCTGGAGCTCCAGAGGTCCTAACCTCTCAAATTGTACTTCTCCTTGGGTCAGCCAGATTGCACAAAAG ATTAAAAGTGGTGAGAATGCAGCAAACATAGCCGGGGAGCTGGTCAACCTGACCCGGGGACGCATCTATGCTGGTGATGTCAGCATGTCTGTAAAACTAATTGAACAGCTACTGGACATTTTGGACTCCCAGCTTCAAGCCTTGAGACCAGCCAATAAAGAGTCTGCGGCACGCAATTACAATAAG CTGCAGAAAAGGGAACGCACATGCAGGGCTTATGTACAG GCTGTGGTTCAAACAGTGGATAATCTGTTGGGTCCCGAGGCTCTGGTATCCTGGGCTGACATGAGCGGTCCTGACCAGTCCCGCTCTGCATCACTGCTGTTAGACGCGGTTGAGAAAGGAGCGTTCTTATTGGCCAACAACCTCTATGAAGGTCGATTCAGTGACAGAGCACCAAACGTCG ATCTGGAGGTGTATGTGCTAAACACAGAGGCGGACATACAGGACCTAACGTTCCCACACTCTTACGACAGTGACAGCATCTTGCAGATCTCAGCTGTGGCCCTGCAGCAGTACAGCAATAATG GCCAAGTGAAGTTGGTCCTCTGTCTGTATAAGAACCTGGGCACCTTCCTGACCACCCAGAACTCCACCTTGCGGCTCGGACTTGGACAGGGCTCAGACATCAGGCGCAGGAGCCTGGTGGTCAACTCCCACGTCATCTCAGCTTCTGTGCACAGAGGCTCCAACAGAGTGTTCCTTTCTGAGCCCGTGGTGTTCACTCTCAGGCACCTGCAG CTGGACAACCACTTTGGTCCCAACTGCTCTTTTTGGAACGCCTCTGGGGTTTCTGGGACCGGCAGGTGGTCCACACAAGGATGCCGCATGTTACACACCAACAATACACACACAACATGCGCCTGCAATCACCTGTCCAGctatgccgtactcatgacgtaCCAGCAACCTGCT TCTGGTGTGGGAGTCGAGGAGCTTCTGGTCTACATCGTCTCCTGGGTGGGCATCTCTATTGCCGTGGTGTGTTTGGCCACCTGTCTCACTACCTTATGCTGTCAAGCGGCACCCTGGCACACAGACCACAGCACCATCCACTGCAACCTGTGGGCCAACCTGCTCATCACTGAGCTGCTCTTTCTTGTCGAATCCAATAAGACGCAATATACC GTGGTGTGCTCCATCATTGCCGGGCTGCTGCACTTCTCATTGCTCTCGGTGTTCTGCTGGCTGTGTCTGGAAGCGGTGGAGCTGTACATTTTGCAACGTGAGGTGTTTGAGGGTCGTAACTCCAGGCGGAAGTATTTGTACCTGAGTGGCTACTCTGTACCTGGGCTGGTGGTGGCTGTGTCTGCAGCCATTGACTTTAGAGGCTACGGCTCCAAAACGTT CTGCTGGCTGCGAACGGACAATTACTTCATTTGGAGTTTCCTTGGACCCGTGGCTGTTATTATCACT CTTAACCTTGTCATCTTAGTGATGACCTTACATAAGATGCACAGCACTGCGGCCCTCAAGCCAGACTCCAGTCGCCATGACAACTTGAG GGCGTGGGCAGTGGGCTCATTGACGCTGCTCTTCCTGCAATGTGTCAACTGGTCGTCGGGCCTGATGTTTTTGTCGGCGCCTTCTCTCCTCTTGGCTTACCTCTTCGCCTCCCTTAATACAGCGCAGGGCTTCCTcatcaccatcctgcactgcacCCTCACCAGAAAG GGTCAGAAAGACTACGGCCGATGTCTGCGTCTCTCCCAGTGCTGCGCAACCTCTTCATCCAGCTCTCCGGACTCGGTCAAGGGTGCCGCGCTGCGCTCCAACAGCCGCTACAGCAGCAGCCAGGGGCGGCGAGCCACGGCCAACAGACAG AGTCGTATTAGGAGGATGTGGAATGACACGGTGCGAAGACAGACTGAATCATCTTTCATCGCCGCTGATGTCAACAGCACCCCACCTCTTAACAGAG CTGCATTGGGGAATCATTTCCTGACCAATCCAGTGCTGCAGACTCATGCAGGCGCCTCTCCTTATGACACCATGTTGGCACAGGGATACAATCAACCCTTCACCTCCTCGG TGGGAACCTTCCGAAACAAGA AAGTTGGTGTGTCGCAAAGTCAGGAGTCCTGTGGAGTGGACAGTGTGTGTCTCAACGGAGGCTACACTCCCAATACCTTCACCCTACATGGGCTGGGGGCCATGCCTGGATCCCGAGCCGGAGTGGTGGGTAGCACAGACCTTCTGAAGGACGGAGGAGTCGGGATGGGAAGTGATGACATCTCCCCCGCCCTGCTGACCCCGCACGGAGCCGCAGATCTGGGCACCGGCGCCGGAATGCGTCGTAACCTGTCTGACGCGGCTGCACTGGAGAAGATGATCATCTCCGAGCTGGTGCAAAGCAACCTGAGGCCTTCGGGCGACATACCCGCCCCTCCCGAGCGCTACGGAAGCCTGGCGAGGCCTCATCATCTGGACAGGGCGGCCCTCGCTCACACTGCCACGCTGACGCGGCACGCACAGCAACCCCAGGAGGGCTGGGCGGCCACCATGCAGCCCGCAACTCGACACAACGCACAAGAAGGTTGGCCACATTTGAGGCACCACCTACAAGGTGCTGAGACGCATTCCACGTCGCATGAACAAGAACATGGCACAACACCACGCGCACAAGATGGCtggtcgcacgcacgcacaccggcAGATGCCGAGTCCCGCGAATTGCTTAAAGATGGGGAGAGGCTGCAGCTACAAGGCACTCTGGGTCGTCGGGGGCTCCAGGAGAGGCAACAACCACGCCCCCCTGATGTTCAGGCTCGGCCATACTCCACGCTCAGCCGCACCCCCGGCACACTGTCCCGCCACCGCAGCACGGCCGAGTCGGGTGGAGGGACCGACAAAGAAAGGGAGCGAGACCGGGATCGTTACAGAGACAGACCcttgccgccgcctcctccgccACCCCCACAGGACTCAGAGCCCTTGTACAAAGCGCTGGAGGAGCCGCTTCTGGTCAAACAGAGGGAGGCCAGTGTAGACGCTTGGCGAGCAGCACAGGACAGGGAGAAGGATGATACATTTCTCCTCAAAAGAGATGGACTTATGGACGAGTGGAGAGGAGGTAACAGAGCAAGGGAGGAGTCTTTCAGCTCTCAAAAGAGAAATGGGGACATGGCTGAGTGGAGAGGTGGaatggagagagggagggaggaaccTCATCTCCTGGAGAAGAGAGACGGAAGGATGGATGCATGGCGAGGAGCAGAGACGGACCGCGAAGAAACGTTCATTACGCAGCGAAAAGATTTTGGGGTCGATGGCTGGAGAGGCGGGATAGAGAGAGACAAGGACAGAGATGGTTGGAAAGCGGGATTTGAACGAGAGAATGACAAGCAGAAAGACAGAGCGCTGGATGTGTGGCGTGGAGGGGTCGATGTAGACAGACAGGAGTCTTTCTTGCTTGACAGCAATGACGGCGGTCTTGATGggaggaaaagaggaaaagagagaggcTCTCTCAGGTACCACGGCGACCGAGAGGACTCCGACGGCTTCACTTTGCCTTTGACCCCGGATCTTGACCTTGACCCCGACACCTCACCTATCTACGCCCAGGATTCAAACCCGTCACCACTGTACCCCGGAGACCGTCGCTCGCCGCCTCTCGGTTTCTTCCCGCGAAGTTCACCCCCGACTAATATCTTTGCTCCCCGAGACACAAATTCTCCTCCCAACAATCTCTACCCCCGCCACTCCCCTCAAGTGTACAGCCGCAGTAGTTCGCCTCCTCGCTTCTACAGCCGCACCTCGCCGCCAACACTCTCCTACCCTGACAGTAGCCCCGAAGGTCTAGAAGAGCTCAGCCCTGCCAGCCCACCCCAGCAGCCCGCCCTGGAGCTGCCCTACAGCCTCGGGAGACCCCCTCTCGGCCCACGTCCCAATCACCTGCAGACCTTTTATCAGCCGCCGCCGACTAACGGAGAGGCCATGTACACATCTGAGCCATCTTCCGAAGGAGACGACGGTCAGATGCAGCGGGTGACGAGCCTGTGA